A region from the Arachis ipaensis cultivar K30076 chromosome B01, Araip1.1, whole genome shotgun sequence genome encodes:
- the LOC107644920 gene encoding transcription factor MYB118-like: MNGNSSSNSVPFLHHEYGGNSMCRLGLPLTAIDRFLCSQQQSQVLHNDDSVFDEDFQTRFSNCYYGGGGSNNSYYKLVWPNCTTHQEASIVVHDNNQQEGFNNWLQQIPTLCHNQEDVHQALGKTNNVKVVGRNPKKASSSSVSFIKGQWTPEEDRKLEKLVKQHGTRKWSQIAEKLEGRAGKQCRERWHNHLRPDIKKDGWSEEEERILVETHAKVGNRWAEIAKHIPGRTENSIKNHWNATKRRQNSRRKNKKPSSSSTNSNNNGKPQSSILQDYIRSQTLIGTNNINAPITTTNSTPTITSESESTTNISDNNNPYYSSPTIIAESYDDELLFMQQLFKENNQNVNGDGIGKNPSDECGDGFVHYSNNYYYLSNPWNMHNPITNNNNNNGYLDSDLYISQLMNNGGATTSSSSSLFNDHGAYEKNQNMDFHCSAAVKKREIDLLEFVSTHHQF, from the exons ATGAATGGTAATAGTAGTAGTAATAGTGTTCCATTTCTTCATCATGAGTATGGTGGTAATTCTATGTGTCGGTTAGGGCTTCCTTTAACAGCCATAGATAGGTTCTTATGTAGCCAACAACAAAGTCAAGTCCTTCACAATGATGATAGTGTTTTTGATGAAGATTTTCAAACTAGGTTTTCTAATTGTTATTATGGTGGTGGTGGTTCAAATAACTCTTATTATAAGCTTGTGTGGCCTAATTGCACTACTCATCAAGAAGCAAGCATTGTTGTTCATGATAATAATCAACAAGAGGGTTTCAATAATTGGCTACAACAAATTCCCACATTGTGTCACAATCAAGAAGATGTTCATCAAGCTTTAGGGAAAACTAATAATGTCAAAGTTGTgggaagaaaccctaaaaaagcttcttcttcttctgtatcCTTCATCAAAGGACAATGGACTCCTGAAGAAGACAG gaaATTGGAGAAGCTGGTGAAACAACATGGAACAAGGAAGTGGTCACAAATAGCTGAAAAATTGGAGGGAAGGGCTGGGAAGCAATGTAGAGAGAGGTGGCATAATCATCTCCGACCAGATATTAAG AAAGACGGTtggagtgaagaagaagaaaggatatTGGTGGAAACTCATGCCAAGGTTGGAAATCGTTGGGCAGAAATCGCGAAGCATATACCAGGGCGAACTGAAAACTCGATCAAGAACCATTGGAACGCAACAAAGAGAAGGCAGAACTCAAGGAGAAAGAACaagaagccatcatcatcatcaaccaacTCAAACAATAATGGCAAACCACAATCTTCAATTCTCCAAGACTACATTAGAAGCCAAACCCTAATTGGTaccaataatatcaatgctcctATTACCACTACTAATTCAACCCCAACTATTACTAGTGAATCTGAATCTACCACTAATATTAGTGATAATAATAATCCATATTATTCATCACCAACAATCATAGCTGAATCATATGATGATGAGTTGCTCTTCATGCAACAACTTTTCAAAGAGAATAATCAAAATGTCAATGGAGATGGTATTGGTAAGAACCCTAGTGATGAATGTGGTGATGGGTTTGTTCATTATTCCaataattattattatctttCAAATCCATGGAACATGCACAACCCTAtcaccaataataataataataatggttacCTTGATTCTGATCTCTATATCTCTCAATTGATGAACAATGGAGGTGCAACAACAAGTTCATCATCATCACTTTTCAATGATCATGGGGCTTATGAGAAGAATCAAAACATGGATTTTCATTGTTCAGCAGCTGTGAAGAAAAGGGAGATTGATCTTTTAGAGTTTGTTTCCACTCatcatcaattttaa